The following are from one region of the Mycolicibacterium helvum genome:
- a CDS encoding AAA family ATPase has protein sequence MPIDRADFTTTAAPSATNGRGPGAPSDGPDARAEWVSGMQWADALNVDPETPIADVLGAETWNAVRKFCRQYDVTMYLPDGASSMAFLDFDALPTAVVHTARPKVIFTRAQVIEFAADTITDDPHLIGERLKRARWDRFDRKKRTDDALNARKIPASTAYTLGEIDAVAGPEVAGKCRQQIDDANRKAWSHPKPHSFREHEYVMTAAELVGPIGVPVEVIAAMTKATAAERNAALAELSIARIRYNDGITARARAGGVPALDLDAEVLTLSGLAKLEAVRPLIEGFLPRGQLADLNGQPGAGKTMAAVSMAAAIASGRTWCGHAVPERAPVLYVAAEGASGIRARLLAWCEANRVAPESIEDTFIIAPRAVQMGDEGHMAQVLDVVKRHGVALVVFDTRARCTVGVEENSATDHGRVIANADDINQQTGAAVLVVHHTAAGGERARGTTAWDGAVWSSLLLTRSGGKKAKKSRKVEINCVKHKEWSDGCTHEFRLTDHTVGEPLMPEATALQRSTLVLAGIDPYTDEPDEEQSLSVTQAEILALVAEHGGGDGLTRSEIVKFATEQGLGSRSAIYKAVAALHDDGKQLVRVAGTQRLAVRALTENATNAGDGVTVVGSPTYTEAVETILTALCLRKAEGRITDDTAKTDAHRLVGGHVVPFAEAWGRWSVNRPTDPGEVEKLASGATR, from the coding sequence ATGCCCATCGACAGGGCCGATTTTACGACAACTGCCGCGCCATCGGCGACCAACGGGCGCGGGCCAGGCGCCCCCAGCGATGGCCCCGACGCGCGAGCAGAATGGGTCAGCGGCATGCAGTGGGCCGACGCGCTCAACGTCGATCCCGAAACGCCCATCGCCGACGTGCTCGGTGCCGAGACATGGAACGCGGTGCGAAAGTTCTGCCGCCAGTACGACGTCACGATGTACTTGCCTGATGGCGCCAGCAGCATGGCGTTCCTCGACTTCGACGCACTGCCGACTGCGGTCGTCCACACCGCCAGACCCAAGGTGATTTTCACCCGCGCGCAGGTCATCGAGTTCGCCGCCGACACCATTACCGATGACCCGCATCTCATCGGGGAGCGGCTCAAGAGGGCGCGGTGGGACCGGTTCGACCGCAAGAAGCGGACCGACGACGCTCTTAATGCCAGGAAAATTCCGGCCAGCACTGCCTACACCCTCGGCGAAATTGACGCGGTTGCCGGACCCGAGGTCGCAGGGAAGTGCAGGCAGCAGATCGATGACGCCAATCGCAAAGCTTGGTCGCACCCGAAGCCGCACAGCTTCCGCGAGCACGAATACGTGATGACTGCCGCCGAGCTGGTCGGCCCCATCGGCGTGCCGGTCGAAGTCATCGCGGCGATGACGAAGGCGACCGCGGCTGAGCGCAATGCCGCCCTCGCTGAACTGTCGATCGCGCGAATTCGGTACAACGACGGCATCACCGCGCGCGCACGGGCGGGCGGCGTGCCCGCGCTCGACCTCGACGCCGAGGTCTTGACGCTCTCGGGGCTCGCCAAGCTCGAAGCGGTGCGCCCGCTCATCGAGGGCTTTCTTCCACGGGGCCAGCTCGCCGATCTCAACGGACAGCCCGGCGCAGGCAAAACGATGGCGGCGGTGAGCATGGCGGCTGCAATTGCCTCCGGCAGAACGTGGTGCGGGCATGCGGTGCCCGAGCGCGCGCCGGTCCTTTACGTCGCTGCCGAGGGTGCCTCAGGCATCCGTGCCCGGCTCCTCGCATGGTGCGAAGCCAACAGGGTTGCGCCCGAGTCGATCGAGGACACGTTCATCATCGCTCCGCGTGCAGTCCAGATGGGCGACGAAGGGCACATGGCCCAAGTCCTCGACGTGGTGAAGCGCCACGGTGTGGCCCTGGTCGTGTTCGACACCCGCGCACGTTGCACCGTTGGCGTCGAGGAAAATTCGGCGACCGACCACGGGCGGGTCATCGCGAACGCCGACGACATCAACCAGCAGACCGGCGCGGCGGTTCTCGTCGTGCACCACACTGCCGCCGGGGGCGAGCGGGCGCGGGGGACAACGGCGTGGGACGGGGCGGTGTGGTCGTCGCTGCTACTGACCCGCAGCGGGGGCAAGAAGGCCAAGAAGTCCCGCAAGGTCGAGATCAATTGCGTCAAACATAAGGAGTGGTCTGACGGGTGCACCCATGAGTTCCGTCTCACCGATCACACCGTCGGCGAGCCGCTGATGCCCGAAGCCACTGCCTTGCAGCGTTCAACGCTGGTGCTGGCCGGGATTGACCCCTACACCGATGAGCCGGACGAGGAGCAGAGTCTCAGCGTCACGCAGGCCGAAATCCTTGCCCTCGTCGCCGAGCACGGTGGCGGAGACGGGCTCACCCGAAGCGAAATCGTCAAGTTCGCTACCGAGCAGGGGTTGGGCTCGCGAAGCGCGATCTATAAGGCGGTGGCCGCACTCCACGACGACGGCAAGCAACTCGTCAGGGTCGCGGGCACACAACGGCTCGCCGTGCGAGCCCTCACCGAGAACGCCACGAACGCCGGGGACGGTGTGACCGTCGTCGGCTCGCCGACCTACACCGAGGCGGTGGAGACCATCCTCACCGCGCTGTGCCTGCGCAAGGCCGAGGGACGCATAACCGACGACACGGCCAAGACCGACGCGCACAGGCTGGTCGGTGGCCACGTCGTGCCGTTCGCCGAAGCGTGGGGGCGGTGGTCGGTCAACCGTCCGACCGACCCCGGCGAGGTGGAGAAGCTCGCGAGCGGGGCAACGAGGTGA
- a CDS encoding helix-turn-helix domain-containing protein — protein MATITTTTSPAAPGGAACPVIRRGPVTVDYLRVHPTVSVEQAALLLGVSRAYAYQLTHAGELDAITLGEKRVRVKSASLLRVLGED, from the coding sequence ATGGCAACCATCACGACCACGACGTCCCCCGCCGCGCCGGGCGGGGCCGCGTGCCCGGTCATCCGGCGCGGACCCGTCACCGTCGACTACCTGCGTGTGCACCCGACCGTCAGCGTTGAACAAGCCGCATTGCTGCTGGGCGTCAGTCGGGCTTACGCCTACCAGCTAACCCACGCAGGCGAGCTTGACGCAATCACGTTGGGAGAGAAGCGCGTTCGGGTCAAATCGGCGAGCCTGCTGCGGGTGCTGGGCGAGGACTGA
- a CDS encoding tyrosine-type recombinase/integrase, which yields MTDHPVADTREAEQSKAKRTRRAEPISKRVAKNGTVSYEFRADLGAKPDGSRDRRRFTYRTLAEARKELRRITSEVAAGIYNRPTPMTVDEACDEWLAGRRGIRRVTLYSYEMDLKPVRRYLGGRKLQQLTKADSDALVRWMLTEARTSPKHFRDGSLASQVVALVSKHPEGIAAAELAAALPGDVHSALSALLATRRVTRVRRGVYAPAQPETTAAAEKRGLSPQTVRSTLTTFGAVVQSYTDQGVLPRNVIALVERPKDAHTDDGTEPVEESWTLAEVVRFRESVADHRLYACWLLSCYGMRRSEVLGLRWSAVDLDTGTLSVRRGRVAVGNEAVEGGPKSRRSRRDLPLPADVTEALRALRTAQKREAMAVGVAWSDDRLVAVREDGEPLRPESYSDEFQRLRSRAGLRRIKLHGLRHTAGSLMLDQGQPPHIVAAWLGHDPAVLLSIYAHAKPDELRAVGASLFG from the coding sequence ATGACCGACCACCCAGTCGCCGACACGCGCGAAGCCGAGCAGAGCAAGGCCAAGCGCACCCGACGCGCCGAGCCGATCAGCAAGCGCGTCGCGAAGAACGGCACGGTGAGCTACGAGTTCCGCGCCGACCTCGGGGCCAAGCCGGACGGCAGCCGCGACCGGAGGCGGTTCACTTACCGCACACTGGCCGAGGCCCGTAAAGAGCTGCGACGCATCACTTCCGAGGTGGCGGCGGGCATCTACAACCGCCCGACCCCGATGACCGTGGACGAGGCCTGCGACGAGTGGTTGGCCGGTCGGCGTGGCATCCGGCGCGTGACGCTCTACAGCTACGAAATGGACCTGAAGCCGGTACGCCGCTACCTCGGCGGCCGCAAGCTGCAACAGCTCACAAAGGCCGACAGCGACGCCCTGGTGCGGTGGATGCTGACTGAGGCGCGCACGTCGCCAAAACACTTTCGGGACGGCTCGCTGGCGAGCCAGGTGGTTGCGCTGGTGTCCAAGCACCCCGAGGGCATCGCCGCCGCCGAACTCGCCGCCGCGCTGCCCGGCGACGTGCACTCGGCCCTGTCCGCACTGTTGGCGACGCGACGGGTTACCCGCGTTCGGCGCGGTGTCTATGCACCCGCGCAGCCCGAGACCACCGCCGCCGCCGAGAAGCGCGGTCTCAGCCCCCAGACCGTCCGCTCGACGCTGACGACGTTCGGCGCGGTGGTCCAGAGCTACACCGATCAGGGTGTGTTGCCGCGCAACGTCATTGCATTGGTCGAGCGACCGAAGGACGCTCACACCGACGACGGCACTGAGCCCGTCGAGGAGTCGTGGACGCTGGCCGAGGTGGTCAGGTTTCGCGAGTCGGTGGCCGATCACCGCCTCTACGCCTGCTGGCTGCTGTCCTGCTACGGGATGCGCCGCTCGGAGGTGCTCGGGTTGCGCTGGAGCGCAGTCGATCTCGACACAGGCACCCTATCGGTCCGCCGAGGCCGTGTCGCCGTCGGCAACGAGGCTGTCGAGGGTGGACCGAAGTCGAGGCGCAGCCGTCGCGATCTACCGCTACCGGCGGACGTGACCGAGGCGTTGCGTGCACTCAGGACGGCACAAAAGCGTGAGGCGATGGCGGTTGGGGTTGCATGGTCGGATGACCGTCTGGTGGCCGTGCGTGAGGACGGCGAACCGCTGCGCCCTGAGTCCTACTCCGACGAGTTCCAGCGATTACGCTCGCGGGCGGGACTGCGGCGCATCAAACTGCACGGTCTGCGCCACACGGCAGGGTCGTTGATGCTCGACCAGGGTCAGCCTCCGCACATCGTCGCGGCCTGGCTCGGTCACGACCCGGCGGTGCTGCTGTCGATCTACGCGCACGCCAAGCCCGACGAGTTACGGGCCGTGGGTGCTTCACTATTTGGATGA